A genomic window from Caballeronia sp. SBC1 includes:
- a CDS encoding branched-chain amino acid ABC transporter substrate-binding protein, protein MIAQNNDTSGADRVFRKTTLAAVAALAILAGMAPGLVQGQGETIKIGVPVPLSGSSANAGTDIVNGAKLAAAKINAAGGVLGKQIEIVPEDDACDAQTAVQAAQKLVDAGVVAVAGGYCSSAALPELTTFHRAGIPYVLDASTNPKLTEMGYDNVFRTIGRDDEQGPFAASFIKNSLHAKRAAVINDNTTYSKGLADNTVEALKKDGVDVVYDDAITPGQMDYSPTLTHVAALKPDVIYYTGYFSEAGLLVKEARQVGLKMTFMGGDATNDPTLMKTAGPAANDMIITTAPLAQFLSAAHGYVDDYTKAYGQGPGPYSVYEYDAVGVTAKAIADAKSATPAAITTALHKISNYAGATGTIGFNPKGDRSVAVYITIIVRDGNFAPYQRQDASGHWMAMK, encoded by the coding sequence ATGATTGCTCAGAACAATGACACGTCCGGCGCTGATCGCGTCTTTCGGAAAACGACATTGGCGGCAGTCGCCGCGCTGGCCATACTCGCTGGCATGGCCCCAGGTTTGGTGCAAGGCCAGGGCGAGACCATTAAGATCGGGGTGCCCGTACCGCTGTCGGGCAGCAGTGCCAACGCCGGAACGGACATCGTCAATGGCGCCAAGCTTGCGGCCGCCAAGATCAATGCGGCTGGCGGCGTTCTCGGCAAACAGATCGAAATAGTGCCGGAGGACGACGCCTGCGACGCGCAAACAGCGGTGCAAGCAGCACAAAAACTGGTCGATGCGGGGGTCGTCGCAGTGGCCGGCGGATATTGCTCCAGCGCGGCGCTACCGGAACTGACGACATTTCATCGCGCCGGGATTCCCTACGTACTGGATGCGTCGACCAATCCCAAGCTGACCGAGATGGGCTACGACAACGTGTTCCGCACAATCGGCCGCGACGACGAGCAGGGCCCGTTTGCAGCCAGCTTCATAAAGAACTCTCTGCATGCTAAGCGCGCAGCCGTGATCAACGACAACACGACCTATTCCAAGGGCCTGGCCGACAACACCGTCGAAGCCCTGAAAAAGGACGGCGTCGATGTCGTCTACGATGACGCGATCACGCCCGGTCAGATGGACTACTCCCCAACGCTGACCCATGTCGCCGCATTGAAACCGGACGTGATCTACTACACCGGCTATTTCTCCGAAGCGGGTCTGCTGGTGAAGGAGGCGCGGCAAGTGGGCCTGAAGATGACCTTCATGGGCGGCGACGCCACCAATGACCCCACGCTGATGAAAACAGCCGGCCCCGCCGCCAACGACATGATCATTACGACGGCACCGCTGGCGCAGTTCCTGAGCGCCGCGCATGGTTACGTCGACGACTATACGAAAGCTTACGGGCAAGGCCCGGGCCCGTATTCAGTCTACGAATACGATGCCGTCGGGGTCACGGCGAAAGCGATCGCGGACGCAAAATCGGCGACGCCCGCAGCGATCACGACTGCCCTGCACAAGATCTCGAACTACGCGGGCGCGACCGGGACGATCGGCTTCAATCCGAAGGGTGACCGCAGCGTGGCGGTGTACATCACCATCATTGTTCGCGACGGTAATTTCGCGCCCTACCAGAGACAGGATGCAAGCGGACACTGGATGGCGATGAAGTAG
- a CDS encoding branched-chain amino acid ABC transporter permease, which translates to MSTFLQFVIEGLTIGSFYALVALGYTMVYGIIRLINFAHGDLFMVGAFIGWTGLTALAAAHVPLALALLITLVASMAVTGALGLAIERVAYQPLLRAPRLSILITALGVSLALENGVLLLYGAGFNTYPHVLSHTGFDVDGVQITFAQIGIIVASFTLMLALYFFVHRTFIGTAMRALAIDQDAARLMGIDVERLIQLTFFLGSALAAVAGVMEGLYYTQINFFMGFVLGLRAFTAAVLGGIGNIPGAMAGGILIGLLEAFGAGYVSSRWTDVFVFGVLIGVLVIKPTGLFGERVVERM; encoded by the coding sequence ATGAGCACCTTCCTCCAGTTCGTCATCGAAGGGCTGACGATCGGCTCGTTCTATGCCCTCGTCGCCCTCGGCTACACGATGGTCTACGGGATTATCCGGCTGATCAACTTCGCTCACGGCGACTTGTTCATGGTCGGTGCGTTCATTGGCTGGACCGGTTTGACAGCGCTTGCCGCAGCGCATGTGCCGCTCGCTTTGGCCCTGCTCATTACCCTTGTGGCTTCGATGGCGGTCACAGGGGCACTTGGCCTCGCGATCGAGCGGGTTGCGTACCAGCCGCTGCTGCGTGCCCCGCGGTTGTCAATTCTGATCACGGCACTCGGCGTCTCCCTGGCGCTGGAAAACGGTGTGCTGCTGCTCTACGGCGCCGGCTTCAACACTTACCCTCACGTGCTCAGCCACACAGGATTCGATGTTGACGGCGTGCAGATCACCTTCGCGCAGATCGGCATTATCGTGGCCAGCTTCACGCTGATGCTCGCGTTGTATTTCTTCGTACACCGAACGTTCATTGGCACCGCAATGCGCGCGCTGGCGATCGATCAGGACGCGGCACGTCTGATGGGCATCGATGTCGAGCGGCTGATCCAGCTGACCTTCTTCCTGGGCTCTGCGCTGGCTGCCGTGGCAGGCGTCATGGAAGGGCTCTACTACACACAGATCAATTTCTTCATGGGTTTCGTGCTTGGCCTGCGCGCCTTCACCGCAGCGGTTCTCGGGGGCATCGGCAATATTCCGGGCGCCATGGCCGGCGGCATCCTGATCGGCCTGCTCGAGGCCTTCGGCGCCGGCTATGTCTCGTCACGATGGACCGATGTATTCGTGTTCGGCGTGCTGATCGGCGTGCTCGTGATCAAACCGACCGGACTATTCGGCGAACGCGTTGTCGAGAGAATGTAA
- a CDS encoding ATP-binding cassette domain-containing protein, with product MSTLQASSRWSRPAGVALLVAAVALPAVASNYIVDVGLTIATYSILGLGLNIVVGYAGLLDLGYAAFFAIGAYTTALLETLLHFSFWETLPFSLAFAGASGIVIGYPTLRLRSDYLAIVTLGFGEITRIVATNLRITGGPNGIYGIESPSLFGYEISSPRAVYELGIAFLVLVLVFAIRLGQSRLGRAWTSIREDEDAAEAVGVPTLRVKLLAYVMGALIGGLGGSLFAARFGTIDPTGFTYLQSVTILIVVVLGGRGSIPGVILGAVIVAGLPEMLRFLNLWRIFAFAIGLVILMLLRPQGLWPAPLRRVAPPRKDAGGAATPLPRETVTDEILLDVSNMQRRFGGVLAVGGVSFTVRSGEIVSLIGPNGAGKTTVFNCLTGVIRTTGGQVLWRGASLVGGAPHRIVHRGIARTFQGIRLFANMTALENVLIGMDHRLRTWLWAELVAWPSARAEAADHATEGMGWLGFVGLTARAGERAADLPYGDQRRLEIARALASNPRLLLLDEPAAGMNPTEKHALMELIRRIRDLGVTVLLIEHDMMLVMGVSDRIIVMDHGVIIAEGLPSEIQANPRVIDAYLGTAGKDEAADDAAGEASLWDS from the coding sequence ATGAGCACCCTGCAGGCGTCATCACGTTGGTCTCGCCCTGCCGGCGTCGCTCTTCTTGTCGCCGCCGTGGCGCTGCCGGCTGTCGCCAGCAACTATATCGTCGATGTGGGCCTGACCATCGCCACTTATTCAATCCTCGGTCTCGGGCTGAACATCGTGGTGGGTTATGCAGGGCTGCTGGATCTGGGCTATGCGGCCTTCTTCGCCATCGGCGCCTACACAACGGCGCTGCTGGAAACGCTTTTGCACTTCTCGTTCTGGGAAACGCTGCCGTTCAGCCTGGCGTTTGCCGGTGCTTCGGGTATCGTCATCGGCTACCCTACCCTGCGCCTGCGAAGCGACTATCTGGCGATCGTGACGCTTGGGTTCGGTGAGATCACGCGCATTGTTGCCACGAACCTCAGAATTACGGGCGGCCCGAACGGCATCTACGGCATCGAGAGCCCAAGCCTGTTCGGTTACGAGATCAGCTCGCCGCGCGCGGTCTACGAACTGGGCATCGCGTTCCTCGTGCTGGTGCTCGTGTTCGCGATCCGGCTTGGCCAGTCGCGCCTCGGTCGCGCGTGGACCAGCATCCGTGAGGACGAGGACGCGGCCGAGGCCGTAGGCGTGCCAACGCTACGCGTCAAACTGCTCGCCTACGTCATGGGCGCATTGATCGGCGGTTTAGGGGGTAGCCTGTTCGCCGCGCGCTTCGGGACCATCGACCCGACCGGCTTCACCTATCTGCAGTCCGTCACCATCCTGATCGTTGTCGTGCTCGGCGGACGGGGCAGCATTCCCGGCGTGATCCTGGGTGCCGTCATTGTTGCCGGGCTGCCCGAGATGCTGCGTTTCCTCAATCTCTGGCGCATCTTCGCTTTTGCGATCGGGCTCGTGATCCTGATGCTGCTCCGGCCGCAAGGGCTATGGCCGGCGCCGCTGCGCCGCGTGGCGCCCCCGCGCAAGGATGCCGGCGGCGCGGCAACGCCGTTGCCCCGGGAGACTGTCACCGATGAAATCCTGCTTGATGTGAGCAACATGCAACGCCGTTTCGGCGGTGTGCTGGCAGTCGGCGGTGTCAGTTTCACCGTGCGGAGTGGTGAAATTGTCAGCCTGATCGGCCCGAATGGTGCCGGCAAGACAACGGTGTTCAACTGTCTCACCGGTGTGATCCGCACAACCGGCGGTCAGGTTCTCTGGCGGGGCGCCTCACTGGTCGGTGGAGCACCGCATCGCATTGTCCATCGCGGCATTGCGCGCACCTTTCAGGGCATCCGCCTGTTTGCCAACATGACGGCCCTCGAGAACGTGCTGATCGGCATGGATCATCGGCTTCGGACGTGGCTCTGGGCCGAGCTGGTCGCGTGGCCCTCCGCGCGTGCCGAGGCAGCGGATCACGCGACGGAAGGCATGGGCTGGCTCGGCTTCGTCGGCCTCACCGCTCGGGCGGGCGAACGTGCGGCCGACCTGCCCTATGGCGATCAACGCCGGCTGGAGATTGCCCGAGCGCTGGCCAGCAACCCGCGCCTGCTTCTGCTCGACGAACCGGCGGCAGGAATGAACCCGACCGAGAAGCACGCGCTGATGGAGTTGATCCGGCGTATCCGGGATCTCGGCGTAACGGTGCTGCTGATCGAACACGACATGATGCTGGTGATGGGCGTGTCCGATCGAATTATCGTCATGGACCATGGCGTCATCATTGCCGAGGGTCTGCCGTCGGAGATCCAGGCTAACCCGCGTGTGATCGACGCCTATCTCGGTACGGCCGGGAAAGACGAGGCCGCCGACGATGCTGCCGGGGAGGCATCGCTGTGGGACTCCTAG
- a CDS encoding ABC transporter ATP-binding protein, with amino-acid sequence MGLLEIRDLHVSYGNVEVLHGISLDVGEGEIVALLGSNGAGKTTTLRAVSGLIRPRAGEIVMAGHPLKALRAHQIVALGLGHVPEGRRMFGALTVEENLQLGGYLIRRDAAVMAQRMDTVYQTFPRLGERRSQLAGTLSGGEQQMLAIARALMLRPRIVVLDEPSMGLAPKLVRVIFSMIADIGKEGTSILLVEQNARQALRIAHRAYVLESGRIALEGPARDLAQDSRVRAAYLGGSAATTE; translated from the coding sequence GTGGGACTCCTAGAAATCCGCGATCTGCATGTGAGCTATGGGAACGTAGAGGTTCTGCATGGCATATCTCTCGACGTGGGGGAAGGTGAAATCGTTGCATTGCTCGGCAGCAACGGGGCGGGAAAGACCACCACGCTACGGGCCGTGTCCGGCCTGATTCGCCCACGGGCGGGAGAGATCGTGATGGCCGGGCACCCGCTGAAGGCACTGCGTGCTCATCAGATCGTGGCGCTGGGTCTCGGTCACGTGCCGGAAGGCCGCCGCATGTTCGGCGCGCTGACGGTCGAGGAAAATCTGCAGCTCGGCGGCTATCTGATCCGGCGCGACGCTGCCGTGATGGCGCAGCGGATGGACACGGTCTATCAGACTTTTCCGCGGCTTGGCGAGCGGCGCAGCCAGTTGGCGGGGACTCTCAGCGGTGGTGAGCAGCAGATGCTCGCGATTGCACGCGCCCTGATGCTGCGGCCTCGCATAGTCGTACTGGATGAACCGTCCATGGGACTGGCGCCGAAACTGGTTCGCGTGATTTTCAGCATGATTGCCGACATCGGCAAAGAAGGCACATCGATCCTCCTCGTCGAACAGAACGCTCGTCAGGCGCTGCGCATCGCTCATCGGGCCTACGTGCTGGAAAGCGGCCGTATTGCACTGGAAGGGCCAGCCCGGGATCTGGCGCAAGACAGCCGGGTCCGCGCCGCGTATCTTGGCGGCAGCGCAGCAACGACAGAGTGA
- the glnA gene encoding type I glutamate--ammonia ligase, whose translation MSAPPGVSGSPFAVSVEPGSYAVTRPGTPGEVIDLLQKHTIQIVDLKFTDLPGLWQHFSITLPEVHADLFSAGIGFDGSSIRGFQEIHESDMLLRPDPATAFVDPVGGTPTLSMICDVIDPVLHQPYSRDPRYVARKAEDYLRQTGIATTCYFGPELEFFIFDSIRFGQDQHCGYYYVESAEGDWNTGRDEGAYGGGNLGYKQRYKEGYFPVPPNDTLQDIRSEIALTLQQAGVQIEVHHHEVATAGQNEIDMRFNTLTRMADNVMIYKYICKNVARRHGKVATFMPKPLFADNASGMHCHQSLWKDGQNLFYDASGWALTSEMCRWYIGGLLQHAPALMAFCAPTTNSYKRLVPGYEAPVNLAMSQRNRSAAARIPMYSDSPNARRVEFRCPDPSANAYLAFAAMLMAGLDGIENKTDPGDPLDRNIYDLSPEEAKNIRQVPGSLDAALTALEMDQAFLRKGDVFTDDVIQTWIEYKRTREIDTLKLRPHPWEFYLYFDT comes from the coding sequence ATGTCCGCACCGCCAGGAGTTTCCGGGTCTCCATTCGCTGTGTCCGTCGAACCGGGCAGCTATGCCGTCACTCGACCAGGAACGCCAGGCGAGGTGATCGACCTGCTGCAGAAACACACTATCCAGATTGTCGATCTCAAGTTCACCGATTTGCCCGGACTCTGGCAGCACTTTTCAATCACGCTCCCTGAGGTTCACGCAGACCTGTTCAGCGCCGGAATCGGGTTTGACGGCTCGTCGATCCGCGGTTTCCAGGAGATCCACGAGTCCGACATGCTGCTGAGACCGGACCCGGCGACCGCCTTTGTCGATCCGGTTGGCGGCACGCCGACACTGTCCATGATTTGCGACGTGATCGATCCGGTGCTGCACCAACCGTATTCGCGCGATCCGCGCTATGTCGCAAGAAAGGCGGAGGATTATCTTCGTCAGACAGGGATTGCGACGACCTGTTATTTCGGGCCCGAGCTGGAGTTCTTCATCTTTGACTCGATCCGCTTCGGCCAGGACCAGCACTGCGGCTACTACTACGTCGAATCGGCCGAGGGAGACTGGAACACCGGTCGTGACGAAGGCGCTTACGGCGGCGGTAATCTCGGCTACAAACAGCGCTACAAGGAGGGCTATTTCCCGGTGCCGCCGAACGACACGCTGCAGGATATTCGCTCGGAGATCGCGCTGACGCTGCAGCAGGCGGGCGTTCAGATTGAAGTGCATCACCACGAGGTGGCTACCGCCGGTCAAAACGAGATCGACATGCGTTTCAACACACTCACGCGCATGGCCGACAACGTGATGATCTACAAATACATCTGCAAAAACGTCGCCCGCCGGCACGGCAAGGTTGCGACCTTCATGCCGAAGCCGCTGTTTGCCGACAACGCGAGCGGGATGCATTGTCACCAGAGCCTGTGGAAGGACGGACAGAACCTCTTTTACGATGCCAGCGGGTGGGCGCTGACTTCCGAAATGTGCCGCTGGTACATCGGCGGATTGCTGCAGCACGCGCCCGCGTTGATGGCTTTTTGCGCGCCAACGACGAATTCATACAAGCGTCTGGTGCCGGGGTATGAAGCGCCCGTCAATCTGGCGATGTCGCAGCGCAATCGTTCGGCTGCGGCGCGGATCCCGATGTATTCAGATTCGCCGAACGCGCGGCGCGTCGAGTTTCGTTGTCCGGACCCGTCGGCCAATGCGTATCTCGCTTTCGCGGCAATGCTGATGGCGGGCCTTGATGGTATCGAAAACAAAACTGATCCTGGCGATCCGCTTGACCGGAATATCTACGATCTGTCGCCGGAAGAAGCCAAAAATATACGGCAGGTGCCGGGCTCCCTTGACGCCGCGCTCACGGCGCTCGAAATGGATCAAGCGTTTTTGCGCAAGGGCGATGTATTCACCGACGATGTCATCCAGACGTGGATTGAATACAAGCGCACACGCGAGATCGACACGCTCAAACTGCGCCCGCACCCGTGGGAGTTTTACCTGTATTTCGATACTTAA
- a CDS encoding GYD domain-containing protein: MATYVVLSQFTDQGIRTIKNSPQRAAQVAEMAKAFGCEMKEIYWTLGQYDIVSIVEAPDDHSLAALGLAIGSAGNVRMQTLRAFTKDEAGSISGKLP, from the coding sequence ATGGCAACTTACGTGGTTCTTTCACAATTTACGGATCAAGGAATCCGCACCATCAAAAATAGCCCGCAACGGGCGGCCCAAGTAGCGGAAATGGCAAAGGCCTTTGGCTGCGAAATGAAAGAGATCTACTGGACATTGGGCCAGTACGACATTGTCTCGATCGTCGAAGCACCGGACGATCACAGCCTCGCCGCATTGGGCCTTGCGATCGGCTCCGCAGGCAACGTCCGTATGCAGACGCTGCGTGCTTTCACGAAGGACGAAGCTGGCTCGATCAGCGGCAAACTGCCATAA
- a CDS encoding DUF1269 domain-containing protein — protein sequence MRRIYFLLPNVQSAKGIIDELLLKRIEWRHVHVLARPGIPLEDLPPATLTQRSDLLPALARGTAAGGVTGMLAGLVAMAFPPDGLTIAGGVVVLLTMASAGFGAWTATMIGVDVPNTRLKRFEDAVAKGELLMMVDVAKDRVEEIEQLIKSHHPEADIEGTDPTIPAFP from the coding sequence ATGCGGCGCATCTATTTCTTGTTGCCCAATGTGCAAAGCGCGAAGGGAATCATCGACGAACTGTTGCTGAAACGGATCGAGTGGCGACATGTCCACGTGCTCGCGCGTCCGGGCATCCCGCTTGAGGACTTGCCGCCGGCGACGCTCACGCAGCGCAGCGACCTGCTTCCCGCGCTCGCCCGGGGCACCGCGGCGGGCGGCGTCACGGGCATGCTGGCGGGCCTTGTCGCCATGGCCTTTCCTCCGGACGGACTCACGATCGCCGGTGGCGTCGTCGTCTTGCTGACGATGGCGAGCGCAGGATTCGGCGCATGGACAGCAACAATGATCGGTGTCGATGTGCCGAACACTCGGCTGAAGCGCTTCGAAGACGCGGTCGCGAAAGGCGAATTGCTGATGATGGTTGACGTTGCGAAGGATCGCGTCGAAGAAATCGAGCAATTGATCAAGAGTCACCATCCGGAAGCGGACATTGAGGGGACGGATCCGACCATACCGGCGTTTCCGTAA
- a CDS encoding NIPSNAP family protein translates to MIVEMRIYHCASGRLPALNDRFENITLGFFEKYGIEPIGFWTTLAGPSNHTLTYLLKWESLAERETKWNAFQADAEWIAKRAETEAKQPIVERIENQFLSPTAYSALR, encoded by the coding sequence ATGATCGTTGAAATGCGTATTTATCACTGCGCGTCGGGTCGTCTGCCCGCATTGAACGACCGGTTCGAGAACATTACGCTCGGGTTTTTCGAGAAATACGGGATCGAACCAATCGGGTTCTGGACCACGCTGGCCGGTCCGAGCAACCACACACTGACCTATCTGCTGAAATGGGAAAGCCTGGCTGAACGCGAAACCAAATGGAACGCGTTTCAGGCCGACGCCGAGTGGATCGCGAAGCGTGCCGAAACCGAGGCGAAGCAGCCTATCGTCGAGCGCATTGAAAATCAGTTTCTGTCGCCGACAGCTTATTCCGCTCTGCGTTGA
- a CDS encoding MFS transporter, whose protein sequence is MSISFAPEPAVASASASAGATARPVIRSAADVSQLVNRGAAVGSDARIVIAIALGGVFLDAYDLGALAFGVKDIAREFSLTPAATGFVASAITFGAIIGAFLGGYLTDKIGRYRVFMADMFFFVVAAVACGLAPNAWVLGGARFVMGLGVGIDLPVAMAFLAEFSRLNGRGNKAARIAMWCPTWYAAISVSYLLVLALYAVLPASHSGWLWRLTLGFGALPALVIIAIRSRYISESPVWAANQGDLRGAAQILKRSYGLDVEVDPAALQSAKRPVHKAAWSNYGALLRGVYLRRTVLATVIAVASSFAYNAVAFGLPVIISSFLAQSMLTTILASLALNLCFAFVGGLIAVRTVPKVGAWKLTVLGYAFQLAALIGLAVVGRPTGGAQVALAIGFLAVFLLGQGFGPGSHSMTFASLSYPTSLRGVGVGFNQTLMRSSSTVSLFLFPVLSAALGTKVFWIIAVAPLAGLVALLAIRWEPSGYDVDAEDFDTAGVPVKQA, encoded by the coding sequence ATGTCGATTTCCTTTGCGCCCGAGCCCGCCGTCGCGTCTGCATCCGCGTCAGCCGGCGCCACCGCGCGCCCCGTCATCCGCAGCGCGGCCGATGTCTCGCAGCTCGTCAATCGTGGCGCCGCAGTCGGCAGCGACGCACGTATCGTCATTGCCATCGCGCTTGGCGGTGTGTTCCTCGACGCCTACGATCTCGGCGCGCTCGCTTTCGGCGTGAAGGACATTGCCCGAGAGTTTTCGCTCACGCCGGCTGCAACCGGTTTTGTCGCTTCTGCAATTACGTTTGGCGCGATCATCGGCGCGTTCCTGGGCGGGTATCTGACCGACAAGATTGGCCGGTATCGCGTTTTCATGGCCGACATGTTCTTCTTCGTGGTCGCCGCCGTTGCGTGTGGCCTCGCGCCCAATGCCTGGGTGCTCGGGGGAGCGCGTTTTGTCATGGGATTGGGCGTGGGCATCGACTTGCCGGTCGCGATGGCTTTCCTCGCGGAGTTTTCGCGGCTGAACGGGCGCGGCAACAAGGCGGCGCGCATCGCGATGTGGTGTCCGACATGGTATGCCGCCATCAGCGTGTCCTATTTGCTCGTGCTCGCGTTATACGCCGTACTGCCCGCGAGCCATTCCGGCTGGCTCTGGCGGTTAACGCTCGGTTTCGGCGCACTGCCGGCGCTCGTGATCATCGCGATTCGCAGCCGTTATATCAGCGAGTCGCCCGTTTGGGCCGCGAACCAGGGTGACTTGCGCGGTGCGGCGCAGATTTTGAAGCGCTCGTATGGTCTCGATGTCGAGGTCGACCCGGCCGCGCTGCAAAGCGCCAAAAGGCCCGTGCACAAAGCGGCATGGAGTAATTACGGCGCGCTGCTGCGCGGTGTGTATCTGCGGCGCACGGTGCTTGCGACCGTCATCGCGGTGGCTTCATCGTTTGCGTACAACGCGGTGGCGTTCGGGCTGCCGGTCATTATTTCCAGCTTCCTCGCGCAATCGATGCTCACCACTATTCTCGCCTCGCTCGCGTTGAACCTGTGTTTTGCGTTCGTGGGCGGCTTGATTGCTGTGCGAACGGTGCCAAAAGTCGGTGCGTGGAAGCTGACCGTGCTGGGTTACGCGTTCCAATTGGCAGCGTTGATCGGGCTGGCGGTTGTCGGGCGTCCCACGGGTGGCGCGCAGGTCGCGCTCGCGATCGGGTTTCTCGCGGTTTTCTTGCTGGGGCAAGGCTTCGGTCCGGGTTCCCACAGCATGACGTTTGCATCGCTCAGCTATCCGACGTCGTTGCGCGGTGTGGGCGTGGGTTTCAATCAGACGCTGATGCGCTCGAGCTCGACCGTTTCGCTGTTCTTGTTCCCCGTGCTTTCGGCGGCGCTTGGCACCAAGGTCTTCTGGATCATCGCGGTTGCGCCGCTCGCCGGGTTAGTCGCGCTGCTGGCAATTCGTTGGGAACCGTCGGGTTATGACGTTGATGCCGAGGATTTCGATACGGCTGGCGTCCCCGTTAAACAAGCCTGA
- a CDS encoding IS5 family transposase: MRGADTFTENLFTLRKLEDFVPADHPLRSIRKMANAALARMDRLFAGMYEADIKGGRPSIAPEKLLRAMLLQVLYSVRSERQLMEQVQYNLLFRWFIGLSMDDAVWVPTVFTKNRERLIKHDAVIEFFNEVVGIAEKKCWLCGEHFSVDGTLIQAWAGHKSFVRRDDDQDPEDGGSFKGETRSNETHESKSDPDSRLYRKGKTASELRYMGHTLSDNRHGLIASAVVTLADGYAEREAAKVMINDARQALGDPTREITLGADKGYDAAEFIEACKTMKVTPHVAQNNSGRQSAVPESIAQSAGYAVSQQKRKLIEQGFGWAKSIGGMRQVMVRGLKKVDQMFVLTMAAYNLVRMRTLGEIRPLQPL, encoded by the coding sequence ATGCGCGGCGCGGATACCTTTACCGAGAATTTGTTCACGTTGCGTAAGCTGGAGGACTTTGTTCCAGCCGATCATCCGCTGCGCTCGATTCGCAAGATGGCCAACGCAGCATTGGCCAGGATGGATCGCTTGTTTGCCGGCATGTACGAGGCTGATATCAAAGGTGGGCGGCCCAGCATTGCCCCGGAGAAGTTGCTGCGCGCGATGCTATTACAAGTGCTCTATAGCGTTCGCTCGGAGCGCCAGTTGATGGAGCAGGTTCAATATAACCTGCTGTTTCGTTGGTTCATCGGGCTGTCGATGGACGATGCCGTTTGGGTGCCCACTGTCTTCACCAAGAACCGCGAGCGCCTGATCAAGCATGACGCGGTCATCGAGTTCTTCAACGAGGTTGTGGGCATTGCCGAGAAGAAGTGCTGGCTTTGCGGTGAGCACTTCAGCGTCGATGGCACGTTAATTCAAGCATGGGCCGGCCATAAAAGCTTTGTGCGCCGCGATGATGATCAGGACCCCGAAGACGGTGGGAGCTTCAAGGGTGAGACGCGCAGCAATGAGACGCATGAATCGAAGAGCGACCCCGATTCGCGGCTGTATCGTAAGGGCAAAACGGCAAGCGAGCTACGCTACATGGGCCACACGTTAAGCGATAACCGCCATGGGCTGATCGCCAGCGCCGTGGTGACGCTGGCCGATGGCTATGCCGAGCGCGAAGCGGCCAAAGTGATGATCAACGATGCCCGCCAGGCGCTTGGCGATCCGACGCGCGAGATCACGCTGGGGGCGGACAAAGGCTATGACGCGGCAGAGTTCATCGAGGCCTGCAAGACCATGAAAGTCACGCCTCACGTGGCGCAAAACAACTCAGGCCGCCAGTCGGCGGTGCCCGAGTCAATCGCCCAGAGTGCGGGCTATGCGGTTTCCCAGCAAAAGCGCAAGCTCATCGAACAAGGTTTCGGCTGGGCTAAGAGCATCGGCGGTATGCGTCAAGTGATGGTGCGCGGCTTGAAGAAGGTCGATCAGATGTTTGTGCTGACCATGGCCGCGTACAACCTCGTGCGCATGCGCACCTTGGGAGAGATCCGGCCGTTGCAGCCGCTGTGA
- a CDS encoding VOC family protein produces the protein MQKISPFLWFNNNAEEAAQFYTSIFNNSRILSVMRFGDAGPGPKGGVMGITFELEGREFKALNGGPVFTFTPAISLFVDCETQEEVDKLWARLGEGGEPQQCGWIKDKFGVSWQIVPVALGRMLQDSDAEKSSRVMRAMLGMIKLDIAGLERAYRGE, from the coding sequence ATGCAGAAGATTTCTCCCTTTCTATGGTTTAACAACAACGCGGAGGAAGCCGCTCAGTTCTACACGAGCATCTTCAATAATTCACGAATCCTGTCGGTGATGCGTTTCGGAGATGCAGGGCCAGGGCCGAAGGGCGGGGTCATGGGCATTACATTTGAACTGGAAGGCCGGGAGTTCAAAGCGCTGAATGGCGGGCCGGTGTTCACCTTTACGCCGGCGATCTCGCTTTTTGTCGACTGCGAGACTCAGGAAGAAGTCGATAAATTGTGGGCCCGGCTCGGCGAAGGCGGCGAACCGCAGCAGTGCGGCTGGATAAAAGACAAGTTCGGCGTGTCGTGGCAGATCGTGCCCGTCGCGCTGGGCAGAATGCTTCAGGACTCGGACGCGGAGAAATCATCGCGTGTCATGCGGGCGATGCTGGGCATGATCAAGCTCGATATCGCGGGGCTGGAGCGGGCTTATCGGGGCGAGTGA